In the genome of Stegostoma tigrinum isolate sSteTig4 chromosome 16, sSteTig4.hap1, whole genome shotgun sequence, the window TTCAGTGCATGAACCCTGTCCTTCATTTTGATTATCCATCCCTTCCCACCAGCATCTTGTTTGCATAGATTTGCTTTCAGCAAAACCAACCTATTTGCACTTGTTCTGTATTTAGATCGCTCCTTTACTACTATTAGCACTCCTTTTGTCTTTTTCTCTGGGCACCCTCACCATCTGTTACACACTGAAGaagaaattggattcaaaatgttaactctatttctatttccagagatgctgccaagcTCATTGAACCTCTCCAACACCTTCTGTTCTTATTTATGGAAAAAAAGTTCTTTgtcactgcattttttttattgttgtgtGTGTGACCCTGCGtatctctgtgtgtctgttgctggaaaagccagcACTTTGTACTTATCCGGTACATAAATAGTTAAGAATACCTAGCCTGTCCCATTTTAAAGCAATTCTTATGAACCTTATTGAGCCAATTAGAATGCTGTAAAATACATACTtcttctgaggtagagaattaATTGTAATAATGTGTTACCTCAAAGAATTAGATAAGACAGACAATATTCTCAAGAACCTCTAAAATTCTAGCATCTAGTAATTCATACACAAGCCAGTACGGATTAGAGTTAAACCATCAATTTTTGTCCCCAATTTTCTAAACATATTTTCAATAGATTACAGTAAATAGGCTAAATATGAAACTGAGAATACATTATCCACTGTAGATGGCTATATATAGTCAGACACAGGCATATACAAAACACACTGGTCTGGACTTTGTAACTGGTTGACCAAAGCATGTCCCTTGCCATTGGAAAAGATGTAACAACTTATACAGCTAGATCTGCCTTTTGTTGTCATTCCTTTCACTGTTAACTTGAAGACACTTCCAACAATCAAAAGTAGTGATGACACCAAGTAGGCTATCACACAGAAATTCTCTCAGGCAGCAAACCCTGTAATTATCCCTTACTTTCCAATCAATTTATCAATGACAAAATGAAGGTTGATATATACACATGAGATTAAACTGGAGGCTGAAatataaacttaaaaaaaacaattatttCACATGTCTATAATTTATATAATGGATAAATTGAACATTTCCATGAGTATTTTTCAGGCCAGAGAAGGCGTTCAGCAATGACTATGAACTGAGTACATCAAAAATAAGCCAATTGCACATTATTTCACAAGGTATAACTTTAGCAATATTTATACAGCAGGATCAATAACATAAAAGTGTGAGTTCACGTAATTTCTAAAGTGGGCTCTGAAGCTTTCTCTCTAACAGTGTGCCCTGTAGAAAAATGAGGAAATCACTGACAGCAGCTTCTGGATTTCCCACATTTAGCTACAAATGTGGCAACACCAGTAGTTGCTGATAGTTTCACAGTTATATTGACACTGAATGTTGACAATTTAGTTATAACGGCAACTGCAAAATCCAAGCCCCTCTGCCACCTCTCTGTTTACAGCATCTCCCACTAAATTTACCATCTGCTAACTGTTAAATTCGAGCTCTGATTAGCAACAACATAAATGATACACAGGACTGGTGAAAGGTTTCTTCACTTGATTCTATAGTATTCTAGTCTTTCctgtatcattttaaaaatatgccttaaTCTCTTACAATGCAAAACGACCTCAAATATTAAAAACACAAACTGTAAATCAAACAATTCTTTGACACAGGCACCCCCACAATGTACAATATTTGTAACATAGAAAAATGTAGGAACAAATTTAAACTGAACAAAAGGTACAGGTACACACTAATGAtatcaaataaacttgttacacAACTGGTTATTTGACTAACTGAGTTACCAGAACTCTCTCCAATGCAAAGTGAATGTGATCTGTGCCTAGGTGCGAGAAGTTAACTTATTCAGCAGTTAATAGCACCCTATTGAATACTAAGAATTGAGCACTATCTATGCACAGATAGAGAAGGTGGCCTGTGCAGAAGATGATAGTATCTGTCAAAATGCTAAGAAATTGGCAATCTCTTTGCACAGGTGAGAAAAATAACCTGTGCCaaggaacacagcaccttactgAATGTTGGGACGAAGACACTATTTTTGCCCAGATGAGAAAAGGTGACGTGTGCAGAGGATGATAGTACCCTACAGAATGCTGGGAAGTTGCCACTCTCTTCACCAGATGACAGAAGGTGACCTGTACAAAGGATGTCTGTTTAGATCTCTGTGCAGGCAGTTGCTTCATTTCTCTGTGAGTGAAAGTGCTATTGCTGCATGTAATGCTGCATCTTCATCAATGTTGTAATCCTGCAACAAATAACAGAATATTAAAAGTGCAAATTATTACAGTCCAGTAAAATATAAACTTTATTAAACAAAAATTTTGTACTCAAACAGATGCATGCTTGGTTTTATTCTTAGTCTTAATTCACTAGATGATGAAAGTCATTGTATGAAAAAGGTATGATAACCCACAAtttaaacaataaaatgtgagcaCTTATTGTGGAGATGACCGCCGTATTCACAACTCCCAAACTCTGAATTTATTTACGTAAATCTAAAAATTGAATTATGCTAAGCAAATTGTTAACTACAACTTGCTTCCATAGCAAGTGTCTGTGTCTCACGGTCAAAATCAACAAATAACCATTGTTTTCTTCACTTTCAAAAACATTAAATTCCACAGAATAAATAGAGTTCTTCAATGGTTGTACTATCATTACTGGTTTAGTTTGTGCCTAAGAAAGTCTCACTTGTGCTCTGCACATGAGAAAGCTCATGTGCAGATATCAATGGAATATACAGTATAAAATAGTAGAACATCTTAAATTATAATACAGCACAACTGCTACATTGTAAAACATTATTTGGAAATGAACAATGGTCATGACTTACTGTATAACATATCTGCACTTTTAAAATGACAGGGCACATAGCATCAACTGTATAAAGATATGTAATGGTAtcttgttcatgatttacagtaTAGGAAAACTGTAAATATGCAAACAATAACTTTTTTTATTGAAATGACAAATAGTAAAAATATTCAAGTTAAGTAGTTGTAGTTAACCTAAATTTAACTGTTTGGTATTATTTGGAATAAAATAAATCAGGACAGGTTCTGCTGAATAAGTAGTCAATAATCTTTTATAAAATCCTAATGTTTTCTAAGTTACTGACACCTAGTTGTAGAAAATAGTAACCGGAACCAAACACTCTAGATatgctcaacaggtctgtcagtatACACCCTACAAGTTAGAAGAATAAGAAATGGTCTAATTGAAACTGACAAGATAGCTGTGAAGATGATAATTCACTGGATGGATAATATAAAATAGCGTGTCAGAGAATATGAAAAGAAGGGACTGGTCATTCAGGAgcaaggataaatttcttcacacagGTTTGAGCATCTTTGCAGTTCTCTACATTAGACAGCTTTTGCTGCCGAGTTGTTGAGTGAATGCAGAACAGAATTTTGGGTACTAAGGGAATTAAATGACATGAGCATAGCTtgagaaagtagagttgaggtgGATCATCCAAGTGGGAACAAATTAAATCCAGTTTTCCTCACCTGGCATTTACATGCTCATGCACTTGCCGGAAGTCAAATCAGGAGTGGGGCATTCTGACCTCTACTGTTCAATGAACCTATTTGCTGGACAGTGAATTACAAATTGAGATGCTACAGTAGAGAAAATATTTCTCTATTATGCTCAAGAACCAGCACTCACCACAAATGTATCATAGGAGAACTTGTGCCTGTGAAGCAGGTGCTGAAGGAAGTTGGCACTCTTGTAACTTGGATCTCCCCAAGGCATTGCCACACAAACTGGACATACCTATTCAAACaagtgatttaaaacaaaacaaaatcaagtaTGTAGAAGATGAAGTAATAACTACCAGTCTGTTTTCAGTATTTGTTAGTCTCTTTTGCTGGGTTTGCTGTATTGAAAGAGACACTCCCAAAGCGTAGGCTGTACAACATGCCTTGCAGTTTCCTCAACCCACTTCTCTTGTTTTCAACAATTGACCATGAAAATATGTATTGTCATCTCTTCCCTGGCTTTtcaatgttttctttccttttaatAGGAGAAGTTTTTGTAAATACAAATGTTATTCAAATAAACTAAGATATTTTCTTAATCTTCAATCTTGGTTCACCTTTCATTTATAAGTTTTAGAAAATgtatagcattttttaaaaatcaaaattcttaacaaagggagtgaatgttgacaAAATCATTTTTAGATACTGTGGCATCTTTTACTACCAGTTGATGAATACATCAGGTTTTTGAAATTGAAGATAACAACCAATTAAAGAGACTGTGAAACAACCCCATGTAGGCTGGTGTTCTGTCACcgagtcaccttttatttacacatgagcaATCCCTAACTGTAGCATTGCCTCATGCACAATGAGGCACCAGAGTGGCAGTATCTCTGACATTCTTTTTATGTCAGCTATGACTCCCTGCTTGGGCCAGATTTACTAGtcccaaatcagggaactcattttctttTGAGGTCCAGCTGGTTGACATCATTACATTCACTACATTTTGGAAACTTATTCCAACAGAGTCATCAAGTTCAGTATTTTTACCCCACAACCGACAGCAAAATCAAACGGAAATATTGGCATAGCAGGTTATCATAGTCAACACTGATACAAAAGAATGATTAAAATTACAACATAAATAGTGCCTGTGAACAGAAAATACACGCTTTGCCTAGAACTTTCAATTATACTAGAAACCCCACTATTTAACCTGGAATAGATATGAAATCAGGAATCGAACACTTACCACTTTGTTGGGATCGTTACGATGATTTTCCATGCAATGTTTGACTAATTCCTGTTGGTCAAGGTTTCGTGCGCCACAATACGGGCAGATGAATGTGGAACGGTTTGGAATATTgctgaaggaaaacaaaatttaCTTCCATAATTTGTATATGTATCTTTAGCACAGtaacaaggcaagggaggagaCTGCTGGGGCCTGGCATATATATTTAATATAGGCCACAGgcgaagtgccagatgactgaaggATAGCTAATATGTTCAAGAAGGGCCGCAGGGATAGGCCAGGCGATTATGAACCAGTTAGTCTGACATTAGTGGTTGGgagattatttgaaaaaaattctaAAGGGCAGCATTAATCAATACTTGGAGAGGCAGGACTGATCAGGATAGTCTACATGGATTTGTTAGAGGCAGAACTTGTCTGACTAattacttgaatttttttttgaaatggtgaCTAAATGAGTGTAATGCAGTTGTTGTGGTTTACATGgccttcagtaaggcctttgacaaggtcccacaaagTCTCATCCAAAGGTATGAACTCATGGGATCTAAGGCAAGTTAataaactggatccaaaactggcttgcCAATAGGAGGCAAAGGCTgatggtggagggctgtttttgtAATTGAAAGCCTGcgtccagtggtgtaccacaggaatCGGTGCCAGGATCCTAGCTgttttacattaatgatttggatggaaaTATAGAAGGCATAATTAGTAAGGCTGCACATGAATTGAAAATTGGTGGAATTGTTGATAATGAGGAAGATGGTCTTGGGCAACAGTCTGATATTAATCAGTTGGTAaactgggcagagcaatggcagatgaaatttaatcccGACAagtatgagatgatgcattttgggaggtctaacaAGGGAAGAATATACACAATGAACAGTAGGCCCCcaaggagtactgaggaacaaaagggaccttggtgtacgcTGGATCTCTGCAGGTGTCATCAAAGGTAGgtagggtggtgaaaaaggcatatCGGATGAACGTCTTCATTTGCCCGGGTGTAGAATATACCAGCAAGGaaatagacaataaaatgtgaggctggatgaacacagcaggcccagcagcatctcaggagcacaaaagctgacgtttcgggcctagagcagctgagatgctgctgggcctgctgtgttcatccagcctcacattttattgtcttggattctccagcatctgcagttcccattatcactgatacgagcaaggaagtcttgttacaactttgaAAAACATTGATTAGGCTACAGATGGAATATTGATTgtggttctggttgccacactattgaAAAGATGTAATCACACTGTAACCCTATCGCAGGACATTGTCCGAGATGAAATGTCTCAGTTATGAGAGACTGCAgaagctgggtttgttttccttcgagcagtggagatggaggggggattttgattgaggtatacaaaattataagAGGTATAGACAGAACACATCATGAGATTCTCTTCAGTGTGGCGACTGTGTCTAAGACTGGACGGCATAAATTTAAAGCgaggagcaagtggtttagagacgatctgagaaaatattttttcaccAAGAGGATATGGAATGCATGCACGGAACGTGCTTCAGAGGGTGCTGGAGGCAAGGtttctcacaacatttaagaagtatctggATGAATACTTAAATTGCTAGGGCATTgtaggctatgggccaagtgcaggtaaatgggattggcGTACTTTGGTGGTTGTTGATTGGCAttgacatgttgggctgaagggcctgtttctattcgGTATGACTGTATGAGGAACCTGTGCACTTGCTAGGTCAAGAACAGTGACTGGCTCTGCCTTTACCTTGATAGGCAAGGAAGGTAAAACAAGGAAAAACTACAATATCTGTAGCAGTAAATAGCTACTTCAAGTTTAACTGATTTGACTGACCTCAAAACAAGCACAATGTAAACAGTATCCATCCTGAAAAGAAATATTAAGCTTAATTTTATGTTTCCTAGCTAATAtctggcaagttctttacacctTTTTTCAATTTAAATATTGCATGCTTTTTCTGCTAAAGGTACTTCAAAATTTACCAGcacatttattttcagtttactCTCTAAGGATTTGTGCTGGATTAGTACTGCTTAATACTAGGTTATTTGATCTGATGAAACTTTGGGACATTATGTCACATTAAGGAAAGTatgaaaatgcaaattaattttgaaatgctCACTCTAATGGAAAATCTATGCAGGCAGCTAGAAGAACCAAAATGTTTTGGAATAATATAATTAGATGAGCTGTTGTGATTACATTAGCTAAAAGTAGAATGTAGTTGTTTTCAGTTGTAGGTTGAAGGTCTGAAAGATAACATCTTGGTTCCTGTGACAAATGACTTTATTACTTTGTGCCAGGTGCAACACATAATTTAGAGTATAACAGTATGAAGAAGAAACATATACAGCCTTGCTATTTTATGTAAGTAGATTCGCCGGGAGGACTCTCTTTGTAGAAAATTACACTATCACATTTCAGGCAAGATTAAAACATCAGTTCACCCACTCATTCACTTCACACCAGATTACTGTAATAGATTACTAAATCTAAATACCTCAAATTCTATTTGAGACGAATTTAGCCAGTAACCTGTTGAATGCAAATGTAGTTTCTTTTTTCATCACCATTACCTGTAAGCTGGTACACATGTTTATCACCCATTTACAGAAAAGTTATTACTTGGTAGTACAGAGTTTGAGTACTGCTGAGAAATAAGGACTCACTGTGTCAAAGCTTCTGATCCTGAACTCATCAAGACAGTTTTCAAATACCAATGTTAAGAGAAACAAGATTTAAACTgtaggagaggagagtattgagGTTGGCAAGTAGATTCTGATTGGTAAAGGTGTTGGCAAGGAAAATACACCAGTTATTGATGACTAACAGTTAACAAGCAagctttgtttatattttaaacgAGGCAGGTTggttctgattggtcaaggcattttCCTGGGAAGTGAACCAAAGGAAGGCAGTTAGCATTATTTTGTGTTGAAACAGGTGCAGTATACGTGCGTGAGGAGAATCATGAGGATTGAGTCCACTTGTCAACCTATCAGTGGTCTCCTCTCCTGCATAACAGATATTGGTTTCCCCTTGAAGAGGTATTCTTAATTGTCCAGATGACTACAAGACAGAGAGTCTGCAAAAAAAAGTCCTTTCCCCCCCTCCAAGGAATAATCAAGTTCTGTACAATCTGACAACTGCTTGAAAAACAATATTGTGGCTGAAAATGAATGTGATGAATGGGTTACAGAGATCACTGACGCTCAAGATTTAATCATCAAAAACAGGGCTTCTGAACTGACCTGGGTATTATAAAATTCTGTAAACGTTGATGGATCATTTTCAAAAATCTGTGCTGAAGTTACATGCATGTTCCTTACCTGGGAATGGGCTGTGTGGTAGGTACAACTGGTACAAACTTTGGGCAGTTATCCATCTGCTCCTGaactttattgcaagaggaaatGTGAGTTCGCATTTTTACCAGAGTCACCTAGTGCAAGAAACACATTATATTTCATGCATCTAAAAAATTTCCAATAGTTCATATTTCTTTGCCTGTTCATTCGGCAATATGAACTGTACAGTGGCTCCTTATTAAAATTTGGATGAACATAAGTCAGAACAAGTTCCTCAATTGAaacctgtttttttaaattcacttgtgggacatggacatcgctggctagctcacattttattgtccattcccaGTTATCATTGAAAAGGTGTTGctgagctgtcatcttgaaccAAAATTCTGCAAATTTTGACTGTATATGGATTCCATTCAATTACATCTGCCACTTAATTGAAATTCAACCATAGTGCAAACAACATGAGGCTTGATAATACATCCATCTCTACTCAAGGACAAGAAACTAAAAATCAATTTCACCATGTGGCTACAGGTACAAGATCCTGACAAAATTCAATTCATTACTAAACAAACTACAAAATTTAACAACTCTCCTAGTGATTTCTCCACCTACCCGAAAGATGGAGCAAAACTTACTGTTAGTCACCAGTTGAACTTGTGGTAAAGGAATAGGTTGCAAACTGGAGTTTGTTCTgataacaaaattaaaattcttgAGCAGACAGTCAGAAAAGGCATTACTCTGAGCTTCACACAGAATGTTCGAAATTAGAATCTAACTCAGATGACAATTGATCATTCGTACATTCACTTTTTTTGTggataatgaatgaatgaatgagcttTGTCACAGAAATCACACAagtagtgaaaagtttacaagtcaccacttctggcgccatcttaggtacaaaggtacccagGGACAGAATCTGGAGTACAAAAACCTTagggaaaaagaaaggaaaagaaataaaaagcccaGCATTACAGCCCTTCTAAAGTACAatgtaataaattagaaaaagtaAGAAGTTCTGAAAAACAGCCCTTCCATGATAGCataataaaaaatgaaaaaaaattttaaacattAACAAGTAAAATATAAgaatatcagcctgtttcacatcTCTGGGCTCCACAACCCCACTTCCTACATTAGAATGCCAGGCTGAACCCTTACGATGCTGAAGAAAAATCTGCAGTCACAGACAGTCACCATAAGGAGACCCAGATGATGTTGAAAAAACCACCACCAAAAGGAGTCCCAAGCTGCTGCCAAAAAGGAGTCCCAGGCCTGGACCCACCTCATCATCAAAGCTGCTGCTGAAGCAGACCAATTGCAGGATGCACCAGGATGCTGCCATGAGGGATGGCCGGATCCACACCGCATTCTCCGCAGCAGCAGCCTCTTGGAGCCTCCTTCCTTTATGGGACCCTAGTTACCAGTTGCCATCTTCACAGGAGTCCACAGAACATAGAATAAGGTACATAAAACAATCTTCCTGAAGTTTAAGACTGCAGTTAAGGCACAGCAAACAGATACTAATATGTCCAGGCTCAGATGCCTAGTGCTTCTGCTGTTAGGGGGTTTCTCAATTAAGTTAGCAGCCATTAATGCAGGTGATACTCCTGTTCTAACAATTATCCATCTATGTGTCTCCTACTTTAAATAATAAAAGGACAGTGAAAATCTGGAAATGCACCAGATCTACTTCCTTGATAATTGACATTCATGATATTTCTGTTATCAGGTACTACTTCAAAATGAAACTTCTTCATTGTATTTACATGATTGATTCAGGAACTAGATATGGTTCTTTGCCGTCAAATGAAAGCTACACATCTTGATTAGTCGTATTTCCTTTCCAGAGGAATAATAACAAATGTGCCAACCTCATAAACACAACTGAGAGTTCCCTGATAAATGTAtagacaatggcctagtgatattaacCTAGAAACTCAGCTTATGTTCTGAAGgcccatgttcaaatcctgccatggcctatgatg includes:
- the LOC125459696 gene encoding E3 ubiquitin-protein ligase RNF166, giving the protein MAMFRSLVSGSQAKHTSAAPGENLADSYSCPICLEVYHKPVSIASCGHAFCGECLQPCLQVVSPLCPLCRMPFDPKKVEKASNVEKQLSSYKAPCRGCNKKVTLVKMRTHISSCNKVQEQMDNCPKFVPVVPTTQPIPSNIPNRSTFICPYCGARNLDQQELVKHCMENHRNDPNKVVCPVCVAMPWGDPSYKSANFLQHLLHRHKFSYDTFVDYNIDEDAALHAAIALSLTEK